A region of Dioscorea cayenensis subsp. rotundata cultivar TDr96_F1 chromosome 5, TDr96_F1_v2_PseudoChromosome.rev07_lg8_w22 25.fasta, whole genome shotgun sequence DNA encodes the following proteins:
- the LOC120261913 gene encoding 54S ribosomal protein L51, mitochondrial — protein MALRGVWQLQKLVVSYCDWGGSSRGIRAFMESNLPTLKEKNPQLDVVTELIRGQHPHLKAFYKNHNQRVVCVKNLTPEEILLHATRLRNALGRKVIKLRTRHVTKHPSVQGTWTTALKF, from the exons ATGGCACTACGAGGTGTTTGGCAGCTTCAAAAGCTGGTGGTCAGCTATTGTGATTGGGGAGGAAGCAGCAGAGGGATCAG GGCCTTTATGGAATCAAATCTGCCTACTTTAAAGGAGAAAAATCCTCAGCTAGATGTGGTCACAGAACTTATTCGTGGCCAGCATCCTCATTTGAAAGCGTTTTATA AGAATCACAATCAGCGAGTTGTTTGTGTGAAGAATCTGACTCCGGAGGAGATTCTGCTCCATGCAACCAGGCTAAGAAACGCGTTGGGAAGGAAAGTGATCAAACTAAGGACAAGACACGTCACTAAACACCCTAGTGTTCAGGGTACATGGACAACAGCCCTCAAGTTCTAA
- the LOC120262036 gene encoding uncharacterized protein LOC120262036, giving the protein CSLKKKRKIQTIEDLLREQIEKQEFYSGGDAGNNKPPKHGGGGGFGDWYNSKFSEFRDESIQVILATIGFCLSVSLHCSWLRTDVAESGLHQIPLWRTE; this is encoded by the exons TGCAGCCtcaagaaaaagaggaaaatacaAACTATAGAGGACTTATTGAGGGAGCAGATAGAAAAGCAGGAATTTTATAGTGGTGGAGATGCAGGAAACAATAAACCTCCCAAACATGGTGGTGGCGGTGGTTTTGGTGATTggtataattcaaaattttccgAGTTCAGGGATGAATCAATTCAAGTGATTTTAGCCACCATTGGCTTTTGTCTTTCTG TATCTTTGCATTGTTCGTGGCTACGAACTGACGTGGCTGAGTCTGGACTTCATCAGATACCTTTGTGGAGGACAGAGTAG
- the LOC120262136 gene encoding protein SHORT-ROOT-like codes for MDISLPSPKPPPHSILIHSHKHLLHHHHHHQASMQNSSYHHHATTTMSITTSTSSSTNDEKKWAEKLLRECAKAISDKDSTKIHHFLWMLNELSSPYGDTDQKLASYFLQALFCKATDSGDRSFNTLISIAEKNHCFETARKVILKFQEVSPWTTFGHVASNCAILEALEGEAKLHIIDMSNTYCTQWPTLLEALATRNDDTPHLRLSVVVSARAGGTVIKEIGQRMEKFARLMGVPFEFQVVSGFTRLGELKKEDFSLREDEVVAINLIGALRRVNIDERSDFLRMIHQLKPKVVTVVEEEADFTSNKDVFVMCFEECLRFYGVFFQMLQESFGVSTSNERLMLERECSRSILSVLACEGDGGGGGNGEYYYCERREKGRQWSERLRGVEFMPVNLSDDALDDVKALLKRYQGGWSLVTSTKNSTSSQGEDDDDDHGCFGVYLAWKDEAVVWASAWKPS; via the coding sequence ATGGATATCTCCCTCCCTTCTCCCAAACCACCTCCTCATTCAATCTTAATCCACTCTCATAAAcaccttcttcatcatcatcatcatcatcaagcaagCATGCAAAACTCAAGCTACCATCATcatgcaacaacaacaatgagcATCACAACTAGTACTAGTAGTAGCAcaaatgatgagaagaaatgGGCTGAAAAGTTGTTGAGAGAGTGTGCAAAGGCTATCTCTGACAAGGACTCAACTAAAATCCATCACTTTCTTTGGATGTTGAATGAGCTCTCTTCCCCTTATGGAGATACTGACCAAAAGCTTGCTTCTTATTTCCTCCAAGCTCTCTTCTGCAAAGCCACTGATTCAGGTGACCGTAGTTTCAACACTTTGATTTCCATAGCCGAGAAAAACCATTGCTTTGAGACTGCTCGCAAGGTCATCCTTAAGTTTCAAGAAGTGAGTCCTTGGACAACCTTTGGTCATGTTGCTTCTAATTGTGCTATCTTGGAAGCATTGGAAGGAGAAGCAAAACTTCATATTATTGATATGAGTAACACCTATTGCACTCAATGGCCTACATTGCTTGAAGCATTGGCCACACGGAATGACGATACGCCGCATTTGAGGCTATCGGTGGTGGTATCGGCGAGAGCCGGTGGTACTGTGATCAAGGAAATAGGACAAAGGATGGAGAAGTTTGCAAGATTGATGGGAGTGCCATTTGAGTTTCAAGTAGTGAGTGGGTTCACAAGGTTGGGGGAGCTCAAGAAGGAGGATTTCAGTCTCCGGGAAGACGAGGTGGTGGCCATTAACCTCATCGGTGCCTTACGGAGAGTTAACATCGATGAAAGAAGTGATTTCTTGAGAATGATTCATCAGCTAAAGCCAAAGGTGGTGACAGTGGTGGAAGAAGAGGCTGATTTCACTAGTAACAAGGATGTGTTTGTGATGTGCTTTGAAGAGTGCTTGAGATTTTATGGAGTGTTCTTTCAGATGTTGCAGGAGAGTTTTGGGGTGAGTACTAGTAATGAGAGGTTGATGTTGGAAAGGGAATGTTCTAGAAGTATATTGAGTGTTTTGGCTTGTGAAGGggatggtggaggaggagggaATGGAGAGTATTACTACTGTGAGAGGAGGGAGAAAGGAAGACAATGGAGTGAGAGACTAAGAGGAGTTGAGTTCATGCCAGTGAACTTGAGTGATGATGCATTGGATGATGTTAAGGCTTTGTTGAAGAGGTATCAAGGTGGATGGTCACTTGTGACTAGTACTAAGAACAGTACTAGTTCTCAAggggaggatgatgatgatgatcatggtTGCTTTGGGGTGTATTTGGCTTGGAAGGATGAGGCTGTTGTTTGGGCATCAGCTTGGAAACCTTCatga
- the LOC120262450 gene encoding 60S ribosomal protein L38 produces the protein MPKQIHEIKDFLLTARRKDARSVKIKRSKDVVKFKVRCSKYLYTLCVFDPEKADKLKQSLPPGLSVQDL, from the exons ATG CCAAAGCAGATACATGAGATCAAGGATTTCCTTCTCACAGCAAGAAGGAAAGATGCTCGCTCAGTAAAGATCAAGAGGAGCAAAGATGTTGTCAAGTTCAAGGTTCGATGCTCCAAATATCTGTACACACTCTGTGTGTTTGATCCAGAGAAGGCTGACAAGCTGAAGCAGTCTCTTCCTCCTG GTTTGAGTGTTCAAGATCTGTGA